A stretch of the Cyprinus carpio isolate SPL01 chromosome B4, ASM1834038v1, whole genome shotgun sequence genome encodes the following:
- the klhl42 gene encoding kelch-like protein 42 yields the protein MHELRKACLKFMSCYYHPMLRRPEFRMLPAPLRDQIRDMRMKGTATLVAIGDFTDTCLDLANQDEPWSMLRYNELEQRWKPLANNLPQDMINVRGYGSAVLDNYLFIVGGYRMTSQEISVAHCYNPCKNEWNHVAPLNQKRSNFKLLAVSGKLYAVGGHCLSTVECYSPEQDWWTCVSSLPDPLAEFSACECQDMIYVMGGYTSRDRNTNVLRYCPASDTWSVFRSCSAHVRKQQMLSVEDTIYLVGGYTHELEPAELGRRRLSQTEDMLTVQSYNVQTGEWLQLKENTSKSGLNLTCTLHNDGIYIMSRDVSLPTSLEHRVFLKYNIFSDAWEAFRRFPALGQNMLLCSLYLPNVL from the exons ATGCACGAGCTCAGAAAAGCTTGTTTGAAATTCATGAGCTGCTATTATCATCCCATGCTGCGCAGGCCGGAGTTCAGGATGCTGCCGGCTCCTCTGCGGGATCAGATCCGAGATATGCGCATGAAAGGCACGGCCACTTTAGTTGCAATAGGAGATTTCACTGACACCTGTCTGGACCTGGCCAACCAAGATGAGCCTTGGTCCATGCTGAGGTATAATGAGTTAGAACAACGCTGGAAACCTCTAGCCAACAATCTTCCTCAGGACATGATCAATGTCCGAGGATACGGATCTGCTGTGCTGGACAACTACTTGTTCATTGTTGGTGGATACAGAATGACAAGTCAGGAGATCTCTGTGGCCCATTGCTACAACCCCTGCAAGAATGAGTGGAACCACGTGGCCCCTTTGAACCAGAAGAG ATCCAACTTCAAGCTCCTGGCGGTGAGTGGGAAGCTGTATGCGGTTGGAGGTCACTGTCTGAGTACGGTGGAGTGTTACAGTCCAGAGCAGGACTGGTGGACGTGTGTGTCGTCTCTGCCTGATCCTCTCGCTGAGTTCTCTGCCTGCGAGTGTCAGGACATGATCTACGTCATGGGCGGTTATACCTCTAGAG ATAGGAACACCAATGTACTGCGTTACTGCCCCGCCTCAGACACATGGTCCGTGTTCCGTTCCTGTTCGGCTCATGTACGCAAGCAGCAGATGCTCTCAGTGGAGGACACCATCTACCTGGTGGGTGGCTACACGCACGAGCTAGAACCTGCAGAACTGGGGCGACGGAGACTCAGCCAGACGGAGGACATGCTGACGGTACAGTCCTACAACGTGCAGACGGGAGAATGGTTGCAGCTTAAGGAAAACACATCAAAGTCTGGCTTAAACCTCACCTGCACGCTGCACAACGACGGCATCTACATTATGAGCAGAGATGTCAGCCTGCCCACCAGCCTGGAGCACCGCGTCTTCCTCAAGTACAACATTTTCTCAGATGCCTGGGAGGCTTTCAGACGTTTTCCTGCTCTGGGACAGAACATGCTGCTTTGCTCTCTCTACCTACCCAATGTCCTATGA